From the genome of Ziziphus jujuba cultivar Dongzao chromosome 4, ASM3175591v1:
GCTTGGTAAAAATATAGGATAAAAAcactataaattttatatataaatataattgtgtaGGATAAGCTTAGCATTATTGCTAAGTAGAACAAATCCAATTTTCCACCAAAAATCAGAAAGTTGGAAGTGATGGTTTGGACTGGTGAAGCAACGTTTACGGTTGACAGCGGTGGAGGAAGCGGAAAGAGACAGACGGAAGCAATATCAAACCCTCTTTGTGTCCCACATGCACCCTGTGACCGCTCCAACGCAACCTCAAATCTAATCCAAAATCCCACGTAATCATCATccaaaagttaaatttttttttaaaaaatttctatttccaatctcaaatatatatatatatatatctatatataacccATAATGTTTTTTCCCCACTTTTAATGACATTTATTGGGAATTTTTATGAGAATTTAAGGAAAATGAAAACAGGGCaagaatataattgaattaTTCACCAACTTTGTCGTCGCTATTTCTAAGCTAACAGTTATTGTCCTTTTTTCTCAATACTTTTTCAGCGGACTTCCCAACTCTCTGTATCTCTATCTTCCCCACTGAGAAAAGCAGGGTCAGAAAACAGAGTGCTGCTTCTTTTGAGCTTTTCTGGATTTCGGTTTTCTGATATAGTATAAAGTTTGCATTTTTGGTACTAAATTTCATATCTTTTTAGAGCAATAAATTTTATTGCAATATAATCACACTATGGCATTGTTCACACTTCAATTACAGTCTAAACGGTTTCATTTCGatcttaaaattttgatttttttttcttttctttttaatgccaTTGTACTAATTTAGTTATTGAAATTGGATTCGTTTTTTATTGGGTTTTATGCTCTTTAATTTTCAATGGATTTTTTACTATCTTTGACTTTTATGAGTCTCTTTTGGGTATAGGGTAGGGTCACTAGGTAAAAAATGCAAGCAACATCATACGCTTCGGTCAAAGGGGGCTTTGGGATTCAAAACCAGAGAAAGGGTTTGCTGGGTTTTGGAGAATTGAGGAATAGAACAAGTTCTGGGTTAAGAAGTACTCTCTGCATGGCAGATAGAAGAAGTTGCTTTGGTGGACTAAGTCTAAGTTCGGTGGCTATGGGGGCTGAGCTTACTCGTGCTAGGATTGGCGTTGATGGCATTTTTGGGTCTTCTGCGAGACCCAGATCAGTCAAGGCTCAGGCTTCTGGTTTGTTGAtcgttttttattattattattttttatttgtgaatatttgaTACGATTTGGTTTCTTTTATATCTTCTTTGTTCCCAATTCTGTAATTTGGAATTGTTGCCTGTTTCTAAATGTGTTAGCTGCTCTGATTTGATGTGGAGAATTTGACCATATATTGCTGTTTTTGACTGATGCTGGCATTGGGTTTCCTGCATGAAATGATCCTCCAGTTGACATTAAAAATTTGGAATAACTCATATTTTGTAGCTCCATTGCCATGTCATTTAGTTGCCTCATGCAATATCCTTGTCTCACaatgttttgttttgattttgaattcGTTTAATGCTGTCCAATGTCTATAAGAACTTACCATCCTAACCTGACAGTTATGCTGACTGTTATAATGACTGTAAATCTAGTGACATCTTGTTGGTGATCCATTgtcttaaattattttgggctgTAAATGATCCATATCTTGCTATTCAGTTTAATAATTACTAAGTTATTTGCCCCtcatatcaattatttttcctGGGCCTATGCCTCTTATAAGTTATAATTTGTAGGCAAAATGGTGATGGTGACATTTTATTGATGCATGAGCCTATGTGTGGCTCTTCTACCTTCGGATATTAATACCTTTCGCAGACCACATTACTtggattttcaatttaattcctGTTCTTACAAGTAGTATATGTAATTGGGATGCAGATCAAGATCTTGAGGATTTAGTTCCCTCCAGGCCTGAAGGAAAATCTTCTGGAACAGTTTTGCCATATGTTGGTGTTGCTTGTCTTGGAGCAATTTTGTTTGGTTACCATCTTGGGTATGGCTTACTCTAGCATCAAGATAACATGCTCTGTTTTACTCTGAGCCTTTTGAATTTAACTTCAATATTGTTCTTTAAGTAAGAGGTAGTATGCATTTATAACAGGATCAtgatataattataaatctcaAGTCCTTGTTACTTTTTCTCTAGCTGCAACCTTCCAGGCCTTTTAATATAAACTTATTATGTGCATGAGGTTTACCGTAGTGTTCTTGTCTGTTTTATGTAGGGTTGTCAATGGCTCTCTTGAGTACCTCTCCAAGGATCTTGGGATTGCTGAAAACACTGTATTACAAGGCAAGAGCAATAATTTGGTTGCAGCATTGAAGAATAgcttatattataataaactcatttgttttattttcttgtgcTTTATCATTGCGTCTTGTTTGTTATGAAGCAAATCTTTAGCATATAAGTATTGCATAGTGATAACATTACAAAAATGGAGGTGGAAATATTATTcaccattattaattattatagtaagaagtttttattttggtatttggaaACCTCAACTGAACTATCAATTGTCACTCAAATAGTGTTCTTCTTAATTTTAAGATTGCTTAGATTAGTGCTACTATTCCCCAAGATTTAATCTAGCTCAGTGTACGATTTTATTATGTGTAGGCTGGGTGGTTAGTACACTCCTTGCTGGTGCTACAGTTGGATCATTTACTGGTGGAGCATTGGCAGACAAGTTTGGCAGGACTAGGACTTTTCAATTAGATGCAATACCACTGACAATTGGAGCATTTTTATGGTTTGTCTCTTATCATGAAGGTTGTGATCATTGCTATAGAACTTGGAAACTGCTACTTAAAAGCTGCCTTTACTACTTTCAGTGCCACAGCCCAAAGCGTGCAGACTATGATAGTTGGCCGTTTACTTGCTGGCATTGGCATCGGCATCTCATCTGCCATTGTGCCACTTTATATAtctgaggtttttttttttttctctctttttaaaacatttcttttattatttttggtttctGAAAGGACTTCTGATTATGTCTACAtgttatttggaaaatttatcTTCTTACACTATTTGTTATGTGTAATGGTTAGATATCACCAACTGAAATTCGTGGAGCACTTGGATCTGTGAACCAGCTTTTTATATGTATAGGGATTCTTGGTGCATTGGTGGCTGGATTACCTTTAGCAGCAAACCCATCATGGTGAGTATATCTTGCCCCGctttaataaatgataaatgagaaaaaaacGGATGGCCACTCTGTATTTGCTGAAAggaattagaaattaaataacGTCACCACATACATGCAAGCTATGGTGGTAGTAAATGTTTTTACACATAAACTTAACTGATCTAAGCCTTAATCCCGTAAGTAGACTTGCATGAGTTCCTTTTCAACAGTTAGTTCAGAGAAATATGGCAATTAAAGATGTTTGACCTTAATGTTAAAAATTAGATTTCATTACCAGTAAGAGGTAGCAAGTAATTGATGAAACTGAAATAATATTATCCTATTCGATCTAAAATATTACTTCTCTTAGCTTTGGTCTTTTAAACATGAACTTTCTGCCTATTACTTTAGGCACTGCTTGTTTCTATGTTTTCTGTCTGTTGCTATGTCtctatttctttatattttcttatcaGGTGGAGGACAATGTTTGGTATTGCAATCATACCCTCTGTTTTATTGGCATTGGGAATGGCTATTTCACCAGAAAGTCCACGTTGGCTTTTTCAGGTTTCCTCTCAAGACTATTCAGTATATTAATGAAGCTGTTTAAACATGCAacttttaatcaattattttaagccccaataatatatttgatttcaaTAATTCATCTTAATGAACATGCATGACTAAAAACCTTTTTGCAGCAAGGCAAAGTATCTGAATCTGAAAAGTCTATAAAAACGCTGTATGGAAAAGAGAGAGTTGCTGAGGTCATCAATGACTTATCAACAGCCAGTCAAGGTTCTGTTGAACCCGAAGCTAATTGGTTTGATCTGTTCAGTAGCCGCTATTGGAAAGGTATTCCTTAAAATtattggtttaatttaatttacttgCAACATTGGGATTGTTTTTGCCTGGAATGAAGCAAAACAGAGTTGTGTGTATTTGTTGAAAGGTTTATCTTCTTCACTGCGCACACATGGAAATAAGGAACAGTATTCTATAGGAATGGGATGAATAAACTCGGAAGTAAGAATAGGGGAAAAAGAAATCATTTTAAGATATAAGAGCGGGTCAAAGTGAATTGGCAATGTTCGTCTTACAATCCAGTTTACACCTAGGTTCGTAATGCCCAGGATTTTCCGTCTGAAAGGTTTACTAGTTCATCTAGTCATTTGGCAAGCCACATCTTACTTTTGGTTCCATCTTGACTAACCACTTTATCGATGATATATGCATGCCAGTATGTTTCTTCtcaatttgtttatatatatatatatatatgcatatagttatacctggcaattcgggttggtgggtcgtgttcgtgtcaacccgtttaataatcgggtcaaaaatgcctaacccgaacacgacccatttattaatcgtgtcaggtacctaaaacactaacccgacctgtttataaacaggtcaacacgacacgacccgtttaacacgattattttaacgggtcgtgttgacctattaacccgttaacctgaaattgacctattaacccgaaaactaacctattaacccgttaacccgaaaattaacctattaacccgaaattttttttatttttttttatttttatgtttttgttttattaaagatgtattttttgtttttaaaaaattagtaatagaaaattatttttataaaatttttaatttataatattttttagttattaaatattatattagtgataaaatattaatttaaaattaaatttaaatgggttgtaataggtatataatcgtgttaaacaggtcaacccgaaaatgacacgattaataaatgggtcgtaacgggtcaatttcgagttaaacaggtcaacccgaaaatgacacgattaataatcgtgttaaacgggttgacccgaacccatttataataaacccaaacccatttattccgtgtcgttttcgagtcgtgtcgccgtgtcatgatccaaattgccaggtctacatATAGTCTGCCAGTATGTTTCTTCTCAAtttgtttctatatatatatatatatatgtatgtatatagtcATTCTCTCATCCGGGAGAATTCTGTTCGGAATTGTTCAGGACGATATCATGCAACATGTTGTGGGATATTATACCATCACACAATATGTTATGGGATGTTGTCCTGGATAGTCTTGAACAAATTTCTCCCAAATGAgataaaagttatatatatatatatatataattttcatgttATTCTATGCTCAACAAGAATTTCTTCCTTTGATGTTTTTGTCTTGCTGCAGTTGTTAGTGTTGGTGCAGCACTCTTCTTGTTCCAACAGTTGGCTGGGATTAATGCTGTTGTGTATTATTCTACATCTGTCTTCCGCAGTGCCGGGATTACCTCTGATGTTGCTGCAAGTGCTCTTGTTGGGGCAGCAAATGTCTTTGGTTAGTATTTGTTGTCTTTCCTACTGACTTGGAATATTTTGGTTTCAGATTGTGCTTTCATGTTTTATAAGACTGTCAACTGATTCTCTTGCAGGCACAGCTGTTGCATCCTCCTTGATGGATCGACAAGGGAGAAAAAGTCTTCTAATTACGAGCTTTAGTGGAATGGTAATATTACTTTTGGTGTGAATATTCTTAATGTTAACGTGCACATATCAGAAAAAATTTCCTACAAAGCCATGAGCCTGACCTCTATAGCTGAAATTCCCAAAATAATCAACATTCAAACTCAAAAAGTATgagaaacaaagagagaaaaaaaaaaaaaaaaaaaacatgaaatgaTGGCAGTATTTTAGTTGGCCTTACCCTTCCAATCTTGACTCAAATATGCTATTAATCTGCCAGCTTGATTCCTGCCACTGATGCCACATGCTTTCTGCCAAGCTTGATTCCTGCCACTGTTGCCACATGCTTTTTGGTAATCCTTTTATAAACTGAGTCTAGTTGATTCCTAAAATTAAAACCTTTCCACTCACCACAAACTCCTTGGATTCAACATGACATTATCCTCTGTGATAACTTTTACAAACTGAGTCTAGTTGATTCCCAAAACCATAACCTTTCCAGTCACCACAAACTCCTTGAATTCAACACAACATTATTCTCTGTCATAATTATTGGGTAAACGGGTCATATGGCATGAAACTTGAAAAATTTTCACCACATCCACAAAACCATGTCCTATGAAGATGGTAATGAATCACtttgtttttttccatattAACTTTGCTTGCGGTTACTGCTCTTACTCAAGAAAATATTCTGTGTGATTTCTACTTCTCCTTTCCTTCTCATACTGGTTTTCACCGAAGCTTACAAGTTTTTATCTTATCAACTAAGGAAGTCCAAAACTTTTGCATTagaattttttgttatattatcaaCTAAAGAAGTCCAAAACTTTTGCATTAGAATTTTGACTTGAAACTTCAATTAATTGAAAGACATGTAACAGAGAAGGCCCCGTTTTGCTCCAATATCCcatgtatattttatgttacttCAAGTTATAAATTTTGGTTGGATGATTTGGTTTTATATGAACTTTTGATGTTCTGCAAAGTATTCAAAACATCTATCACTGTGCTTGATGCTTCAACTGAAATTTGGAACTTTTTGGTTTGAATATCGtactggtttttgttttttcattaatGTGGATTA
Proteins encoded in this window:
- the LOC107417348 gene encoding plastidic glucose transporter 4, giving the protein MQATSYASVKGGFGIQNQRKGLLGFGELRNRTSSGLRSTLCMADRRSCFGGLSLSSVAMGAELTRARIGVDGIFGSSARPRSVKAQASDQDLEDLVPSRPEGKSSGTVLPYVGVACLGAILFGYHLGVVNGSLEYLSKDLGIAENTVLQGWVVSTLLAGATVGSFTGGALADKFGRTRTFQLDAIPLTIGAFLCATAQSVQTMIVGRLLAGIGIGISSAIVPLYISEISPTEIRGALGSVNQLFICIGILGALVAGLPLAANPSWWRTMFGIAIIPSVLLALGMAISPESPRWLFQQGKVSESEKSIKTLYGKERVAEVINDLSTASQGSVEPEANWFDLFSSRYWKVVSVGAALFLFQQLAGINAVVYYSTSVFRSAGITSDVAASALVGAANVFGTAVASSLMDRQGRKSLLITSFSGMAASMLLLSLSFTWKVLAPYSGTLAVLGTVLYVLSFSLGAGPVPALLLPEIFASRIRAKAVALSLGTHWISNFVIGLYFLSVVNKFGISSVYLGFAAVCTLAVLYIASKVVETKGRSLEEIELALNPAT